CCTGGTGGCGGACGTGGACACGCTGGATCACCTTTATCTGCGGGTGATCTCGCCGCTGATCAGCGCGGCGGTGGTGATCCTGGTGGTCACCTACGGCCTGAGCTGGCTGGATCCTGCGCTCGCCCTGACGCTGGGCGGCATACTGTTGCTGCTGTTGCTGCTGGTGCCGCCGGTGTTCTATCGCGCCGGCAAACCGATCGGCGGGCAACTCACCGCCCTGCGCGGCCAATACCGCACCGACCTGACCGCCTGGCTGCAGGGGCAGGCGGAGCTGGTGGTGTTCGGCGCCGTCAACGACTTCCGCCAGACGCTGAACGCCACCGAACAGCTGTGGCAACGCCGCCAGTGGCAGCAAGCCTCGCTGAGCGGCAAGGCGCAGGCGCTGATGATCCTCGCCAGCGGGCTGACGGTGACGCTGCTGCTGTGGCTGACCGCCGCCGGCATCGGCGGCGATACCCAACCCGGCGCGCTGATCGCGCTGTTTGTCTTCGCCGCGCTGGCGTCGTTCGAAGCGCTGATGCCGGTGGCCGGCGCCTTCCAGCACCTCGGCCAGGTGATCGCCTCCGCCACGCGGGTCAAACAGATCATCGATCGCCAGCCGGAAGTCTCCTTCCCTGCCACCGGTCCGGCCGCCGCCGACCGGGCTCAGCTTAGCCTGCGGCAGTTGAGTTTCACCTACCCCGATCAGCCGCAGCCGGTACTGCGCGACGTCACGCTCGAGGTCGCGGCCGGCGAACACATCGCCTTGCTCGGCCGCACCGGCTGCGGCAAGTCCACCCTGCTGCAGCTGCTGACCCGCGCCTGGCGCACCGACGGCGGAAAAATTCTGCTCAACGGCGAACCGCTGGAAGATTATGATGAAACCACGCTGCGTCGAATGACCACGGTCGTCAGCCAGCGAGTGCATATCTTCAGCGATACGCTGCGGGAAAACCTGCGGCTGGCCGCACCGGATGCCGGCGACGCTCGCCTGAGCGAGGTGTTGCAGCAGGTGGGGCTCGGCAAATTGCTGGACAGCGACGGCGGGCTGAACGCCTGGCTGGGGGAAGGCGGCCGGCAGCTGTCCGGCGGCGAACAGCGCCGGCTGGGCATCGCCCGCGCGCTGCTGCACCCTGCCCCGCTGCTGTTGCTTGACGAACCGACCGAAGGGCTGGACGCCGAGACCGAGCAGCAGATCCTGGCGCTGCTGCGCCGGCATTGTCAGGGCAAGACGCTGATCCTGGTGACGCACCGCCTGTACGGCCTGGAGCATCTCGATCGCATTTGCGTAATGGATGACGGCCAAATTGTCGAACAGGGCGATCACGCCACCCTAATGCGCCAGCAGGGCCGCTATGCCCGCTTTCGCAACCGTATCAGCAACCTGGCGCCGTAATCGGCCCGTAGAGGACGCAGAAACCCTGTATGCGCATCGTTAAGCTTTCCCCTCAGTCGCTGGCGTTTCCCTCGCCTGAGGGCGCCCTGCGCGATCCCAACGGCCTGCTGGCGATCGGCGGCGACCTGACGGCGCCGCGGCTGCTGGCAGCCTACGAGCGCGGCATCTTCCCCTGGTACTCGCCGGGGGAAGCGATTCTGTGGTGGTCACCCGATCCGCGTGCGGTGCTGTTCCCGGCCGAGTTTCATCTCAACCGCAGCCTGAAACGCTTTCTGCGCCACGATCCGTTTCGCATCACGCTTAATCACGACTTCGCCTCAGTGATCGCCGCCTGCGCCCACCGGCCGGATGAAGGCACCTGGATCGGCCCGGAGGTACAGCGCGCCTATCAACATCTTCATCGCCTCGGCTACGCGCACTCGGTGGAGGTATGGCAGGATGATCAACTGGTCGGCGGCATGTACGGCGTAGCGCAAGGCGCGTTGTTCTGCGGCGAATCGATGTTCAGCCGCGTCACCAACGCCTCAAAATGCGCATTGATGGCCTTTTGCCGCCATTTTGCCGCTTATGGCGGGGAATTGATTGACTGCCAGGTGCTGAACGCTCACACTGCCCGCCTTGGCGCGCGTGAAATTCCGCGCCGTCAATTTTTGCAGCAGCTCAGCACCCTTCAACGGCGGCCTTTGGCACCGGCGTGCTGGGCGCCGCAAGTCATATCCCCACAGCCGGTTGAACCGCCCTGCCCAGCAAACTAATTGGTGGAAACGGTGCTATGTTCACCGACACATCTTTACATAATGGGGGTTTTTCGGCATTATCTTGCCGGTTAAAAACTAAGGTAGTTAGACCTAGAGGATTCGATGGCCAAAGAAGACAATATTGAAATGCAGGGCACCGTTCTTGATACGCTGCCGAACACCATGTTCCGCGTTGAATTGGAAAACGGGCACGTGGTAACCGCACACATCTCCGGTAAAATGCGTAAAAACTATATCCGCATCCTGACGGGCGACAAAGTCACTGTAGAGCTGACCCCGTACGACCTGAGCAAAGGCCGCATTGTCTTCCGTAGCCGTTAATCGGCTCACCGCGCGCCACACGCTGGCGGCATCGAGGATGTAATCCCTCGGGAGCCCTTTCCGTTTACCCCCGCAGCGACGTTACACAACGGGTTGCAGGTGCGCAGGTAAACTGAGAGGGCTCACTCGTTTCTGTTATACGGTGAATCTCACCCATAAAAAAAGCGATGCCGAAGCATCGCTTTTTCTTTGCCTGAAGGCGGCCTTAGTGCACCGCGCCCTCGTCCGCTTTGCGCTTGGCGGCGCTGAGGAAGTGGTAGGTCAGCTGTTTCTTGTCCTTGTCCAGCTCGACCTTCACGGAACCGCCGTCCACCAGCGAGCCGAACAGCAACTCGTTGGCCAGCGGTTTCTTCAGGTTCTCCTGCATGACGCGCGCCATCGGACGAGCGCCCATCGCACGGTCGTAACCCTTCACCGACAGCCAATCGCGCGCTTCGTCGCTCACTTCCAGCGAGACGCCCTTCGCATCCAGCTGCGCCTGCAGTTCGACGATAAACTTGTCGACCACCTGCTGGATCACCTCGGTAGACAGATGGTTGAACCAGATGATGTTGTCCAGACGGTTGCGGAACTCCGGCGTAAACACCTTCTTGATCTCTTCCATCGCGTCGGTGCTGTTGTCCTGCTGCACCAGACCGATCGACTTGCGTTCGGTTTCCCGCACCCCGGCGTTGGTGGTCATCACCAGGATCACATTGCGGAAATCCGCCTTGCGGCCGTTGTTATCGGTCAGCGTGCCGTTGTCCATCACCTGCAGCAGCAGGTTGAACACGTCCGGATGCGCTTTCTCGATCTCATCGAGCAGCACCACCGCATGCGGATGCTTGATCACCGCATCGGTCAGCAGCCCGCCCTGATCGTAACCGACGTAGCCCGGAGGCGCGCCGATCAGGCGGCTGACGGTATGCCGCTCCATGTACTCGGACATGTCGAAACGCAGCAGCTCGATATCCATCGCCTTGGCCAACTGTACGGTGACCTCGGTTTTGCCGACCCCGGTCGGCCCGGCGAACAGGAAGGAACCGACCGGCTTGCGCTCGTGGCCCAGACCGGCGCGGCTCATCTTGATCGCTTCGGTCAGCGCCTCGATCGCCTGATCCTGGCCGAATACCAGCATCTTCAAGCGATCGCCCAGATTTCTCAGCACGTCGCGATCGCTGGCCGACACGGTTTTCTCCGGGATGCGCGCAATGCGCGCCACCACGGATTCGATATCGGCCACGTTGACGGTTTTCTTGCGCTTGCTGGCCGGCATCAACCGGCTGCGGGCGCCCGCCTCGTCGATCACGTCGATCGCCTTGTCCGGCAGATGACGATCGTTGATGTATTTCACCGACAGCTCCACCGCGGCGCGGATCGCTTTGGCGGTATAACGCACGTCGTGGTGCGCTTCATACTTGGCCTTCAGGCCGTTGATGATCTGAACGGTCTCTTCCGCCGTCGGTTCGGTGATATCGATCTTCTGGAAGCGGCGCGCCAAAGCGCGATCCTTTTCGAAGATGTTGCTGAACTCCTGGTAGGTGGTCGAGCCGATCACCCGGATCTTGCCGCTCGACAGCAGCGGTTTGATCAGGTTGGCGGCATCCACTTGCCCACCGGAAGCCGCACCGGCGCCGATGATGGTGTGAATTTCATCGATGAACAGGATGCTGTTCTGATCCTGTTCCAGCTGCTTAAGCAGCGCCTTGAAGCGCTTCTCGAAGTCGCCGCGGTATTTGGTGCCGGCCAGCAGTGAACCGATATCCAGCGAATACAGCGTGCAGTCCGCCATCACTTCCGGCACATCGCCCTGCACGATGCGCCAGGCCAGGCCTTCGGCAATAGCGGTCTTGCCCACGCCGGATTCGCCGACCAGCAGCGGGTTGTTTTTACGACGGCGGCACAGCACCTGAATCGCGCGCTCCAGCTCACGATCGCGGCCGATCAACGGATCGATGCCGCCCACACGGGCCAACTGATTGAGGTTGGTGGTGAAGTTTTCCATACGGTCTTCCCCTCCGGACTGCTCTTCGTTCACCGGGTTTTCCGCATTCGGCGCTTGGCCCGGCTCGTCTTTACGCGTGCCATGTGAAATGAAGTTCACCACGTCGAGACGGCTGACGTCGTGCTTGCGCAGCAGATAGGCCGCCTGTGACTCCTGCTCGCTGAAGATGGCCACCAACACGTTGGCGCCGGACACTTCGCTGCGGCCGGAAGATTGCACATGGAAGACCGCGCGCTGCAGCACGCGCTGGAAGCTGAGCGTCGGCTGAGTGTCGCGCTCTTCTTCGCCGGCGGGCAGCGTCGGTGTGGTTTGTTCGATGAAGGCTTCCAGCTCCTGGCGCAACGCGGCCAGATCCACCGTACATGCCTCGAGCGCTTCTCGCGCGGCAGGGTTGCTCAGCAACGCCAGCAACAGGTGCTCCACGGTCATAAACTCGTGTCTGTGCTCACGCGCCCTGGCGAAAGCCATGTTGAGACTGAGTTCCAGTTCTTGATTGAGCATAAGCACCTCCCCAATAGATTGCCTTATTCAGGCTTTTTCCAGCGTACAAAGCAACGGATGCTCGTTCTCCCTTGCGTACCGGTTCACATGGACGACTTTGGTTTCCGCCACCTCGGCGGTGAAAACACCACAGATCGCCTTGCCTTGATAGTGGACCGTGAGCATCAGTTGCGTTGCGCGTTCAATATCATAAGAAAAGAACTTTTGCAGAACGTCAATCACAAATTCCATCGGTGTG
Above is a window of Serratia nematodiphila DZ0503SBS1 DNA encoding:
- the cydC gene encoding heme ABC transporter ATP-binding protein/permease CydC encodes the protein MRVLLPFLALYRRHSLLISLGILLAIVTLLASIGLLALSGWFLAASSLAGLAGLLTFNYMLPAAGVRGAAIFRTAGRYAERVVSHDATFRVLSHLRVFTFSKILPLTPGGIARFRQADLLNRLVADVDTLDHLYLRVISPLISAAVVILVVTYGLSWLDPALALTLGGILLLLLLLVPPVFYRAGKPIGGQLTALRGQYRTDLTAWLQGQAELVVFGAVNDFRQTLNATEQLWQRRQWQQASLSGKAQALMILASGLTVTLLLWLTAAGIGGDTQPGALIALFVFAALASFEALMPVAGAFQHLGQVIASATRVKQIIDRQPEVSFPATGPAAADRAQLSLRQLSFTYPDQPQPVLRDVTLEVAAGEHIALLGRTGCGKSTLLQLLTRAWRTDGGKILLNGEPLEDYDETTLRRMTTVVSQRVHIFSDTLRENLRLAAPDAGDARLSEVLQQVGLGKLLDSDGGLNAWLGEGGRQLSGGEQRRLGIARALLHPAPLLLLDEPTEGLDAETEQQILALLRRHCQGKTLILVTHRLYGLEHLDRICVMDDGQIVEQGDHATLMRQQGRYARFRNRISNLAP
- the aat gene encoding leucyl/phenylalanyl-tRNA--protein transferase, encoding MRIVKLSPQSLAFPSPEGALRDPNGLLAIGGDLTAPRLLAAYERGIFPWYSPGEAILWWSPDPRAVLFPAEFHLNRSLKRFLRHDPFRITLNHDFASVIAACAHRPDEGTWIGPEVQRAYQHLHRLGYAHSVEVWQDDQLVGGMYGVAQGALFCGESMFSRVTNASKCALMAFCRHFAAYGGELIDCQVLNAHTARLGAREIPRRQFLQQLSTLQRRPLAPACWAPQVISPQPVEPPCPAN
- the infA gene encoding translation initiation factor IF-1; translation: MAKEDNIEMQGTVLDTLPNTMFRVELENGHVVTAHISGKMRKNYIRILTGDKVTVELTPYDLSKGRIVFRSR
- the clpA gene encoding ATP-dependent Clp protease ATP-binding subunit ClpA yields the protein MLNQELELSLNMAFARAREHRHEFMTVEHLLLALLSNPAAREALEACTVDLAALRQELEAFIEQTTPTLPAGEEERDTQPTLSFQRVLQRAVFHVQSSGRSEVSGANVLVAIFSEQESQAAYLLRKHDVSRLDVVNFISHGTRKDEPGQAPNAENPVNEEQSGGEDRMENFTTNLNQLARVGGIDPLIGRDRELERAIQVLCRRRKNNPLLVGESGVGKTAIAEGLAWRIVQGDVPEVMADCTLYSLDIGSLLAGTKYRGDFEKRFKALLKQLEQDQNSILFIDEIHTIIGAGAASGGQVDAANLIKPLLSSGKIRVIGSTTYQEFSNIFEKDRALARRFQKIDITEPTAEETVQIINGLKAKYEAHHDVRYTAKAIRAAVELSVKYINDRHLPDKAIDVIDEAGARSRLMPASKRKKTVNVADIESVVARIARIPEKTVSASDRDVLRNLGDRLKMLVFGQDQAIEALTEAIKMSRAGLGHERKPVGSFLFAGPTGVGKTEVTVQLAKAMDIELLRFDMSEYMERHTVSRLIGAPPGYVGYDQGGLLTDAVIKHPHAVVLLDEIEKAHPDVFNLLLQVMDNGTLTDNNGRKADFRNVILVMTTNAGVRETERKSIGLVQQDNSTDAMEEIKKVFTPEFRNRLDNIIWFNHLSTEVIQQVVDKFIVELQAQLDAKGVSLEVSDEARDWLSVKGYDRAMGARPMARVMQENLKKPLANELLFGSLVDGGSVKVELDKDKKQLTYHFLSAAKRKADEGAVH
- the clpS gene encoding ATP-dependent Clp protease adapter ClpS, with amino-acid sequence MGNNNDWLNFEHLAEEKQIDAVKPPSMYKVILNNDDYTPMEFVIDVLQKFFSYDIERATQLMLTVHYQGKAICGVFTAEVAETKVVHVNRYARENEHPLLCTLEKA